The Carnobacterium mobile DSM 4848 genome includes a window with the following:
- the abc-f gene encoding ribosomal protection-like ABC-F family protein, protein MIVFSMQQVTQQYGAQTIFEKMSLEIQEKTRIGLIGRNGEGKTTLLKLIANSEQPSEGRISWRKGLTVGLLEQSPQLTEEKEVYAALYDSFEELKQMKKRMNQLEISMAGPQNDLEKLLEQYGKLQAQFERQGGYEIDAKIHQVATGLQIVSLLDKSWQQLSGGERTKVGLAKILLEKPDLLLLDEPTNHLDFSAIDWLTAFIRDYAGTVLIVSHDRYFLDDVTTETYEIDQGELYTYSGNYSYFIKEKEERLLNEFQQYQDQQKKIKKMKETIKRLKEWANQANPPNAGLHRRAKSMEKALKRIEMLKKPTMNQKKMSLQLDATERTGKNVFKLEQVGKIYGDRILFEELDLHIRYQDRVAIVGSNGTGKSTLLKLLLEQIEPDAGEVQVGTNLSIGYLSQHTVEMNQKFTVIEEFRDKINVTEGQARHLLAKFLFYGEDVFKPVNRLSGGEKLRLRWAQMVHLEHNVLILDEPTNHLDIDSKEVLEEALSQFEGTIIAVSHDRYFLDHYFQTTYVLKEGMLTRFEGNYTFAKKKQLSIQ, encoded by the coding sequence ATGATTGTTTTTAGTATGCAACAAGTAACGCAACAGTATGGCGCACAAACTATTTTTGAAAAAATGAGTTTAGAGATACAAGAAAAAACACGAATTGGTTTGATTGGCCGTAACGGAGAAGGAAAAACGACTTTATTAAAATTGATTGCCAATAGCGAACAACCTAGTGAAGGCCGTATTTCATGGCGAAAAGGATTGACTGTAGGATTATTGGAACAATCCCCGCAGTTGACTGAGGAGAAAGAAGTTTATGCAGCTTTATATGACAGCTTTGAAGAACTGAAGCAAATGAAAAAACGAATGAACCAATTAGAAATCAGCATGGCCGGGCCGCAGAATGATTTGGAGAAGTTGTTGGAACAATATGGCAAACTGCAAGCTCAATTCGAACGTCAAGGCGGTTATGAAATAGACGCTAAAATCCATCAAGTCGCCACTGGCTTGCAAATCGTTTCTTTATTGGACAAATCATGGCAGCAGTTAAGCGGCGGAGAGCGGACGAAGGTTGGTTTAGCAAAAATACTGTTAGAAAAGCCTGATCTTTTATTATTGGACGAACCAACGAATCACCTAGACTTTTCAGCCATTGATTGGTTGACAGCTTTTATCCGTGATTATGCTGGTACTGTCTTGATTGTCTCGCATGACCGTTATTTTTTAGATGACGTCACGACAGAGACATATGAAATTGATCAAGGCGAGTTATATACCTATTCAGGAAATTATTCTTATTTTATTAAAGAAAAAGAAGAACGTTTACTCAATGAATTTCAGCAATACCAAGATCAACAGAAAAAAATTAAGAAAATGAAAGAAACCATCAAGCGCCTGAAAGAATGGGCGAATCAAGCTAATCCGCCAAATGCCGGGTTGCATCGACGTGCTAAAAGTATGGAAAAAGCTTTGAAACGTATCGAAATGTTGAAAAAACCAACGATGAATCAGAAAAAGATGTCTTTGCAGTTGGATGCGACCGAAAGAACAGGCAAAAATGTATTTAAACTTGAACAAGTCGGAAAAATATATGGCGACCGAATTCTGTTTGAAGAGCTCGACTTGCATATCCGTTATCAAGACCGGGTTGCTATTGTAGGAAGCAACGGTACAGGGAAAAGTACGCTATTAAAACTGCTGCTTGAACAAATCGAACCGGATGCAGGAGAAGTACAAGTAGGCACAAACTTGTCGATTGGCTATTTATCACAGCATACTGTTGAGATGAACCAAAAATTTACAGTCATTGAGGAGTTTCGGGACAAAATAAACGTGACAGAAGGTCAAGCAAGGCACCTTTTAGCGAAATTTCTGTTTTACGGCGAAGATGTATTTAAGCCAGTTAATCGGTTATCAGGTGGAGAAAAACTGCGATTGCGTTGGGCGCAGATGGTGCATTTGGAACACAATGTTTTGATCTTAGATGAACCGACGAATCATTTAGACATTGATTCAAAAGAAGTGTTGGAAGAAGCTTTAAGCCAGTTTGAAGGAACCATTATTGCTGTTTCCCATGACCGTTATTTCTTAGATCATTATTTTCAAACAACCTATGTACTAAAGGAAGGCATGTTGACTCGATTTGAAGGGAATTATACTTTTGCAAAAAAGAAACAACTTTCTATTCAATAG
- a CDS encoding LapA family protein has protein sequence MGAIIGVILLVLAIGVIALNMNPLVPINLWVTSVTLPVWMIIAGALVLGLLIAWLLALSKGTKNRENKKEQEDKLRVADLSKKEAVEQAKQDSEAQLIQQNAEIEGLRKQVSSLEEELNKHLTTRGTESVQDTSTTKQAQTDVAKQDLKSEKVTDSIRIEPDDTKQTRVSKNKR, from the coding sequence ATGGGCGCGATTATAGGAGTCATATTGCTTGTGTTGGCCATAGGCGTTATTGCTTTAAACATGAATCCATTAGTACCGATCAATTTGTGGGTTACATCAGTCACTTTGCCAGTTTGGATGATCATTGCAGGGGCTTTAGTTTTGGGTTTGTTGATTGCGTGGCTACTGGCTCTCTCCAAAGGAACAAAAAATAGAGAAAACAAGAAAGAACAAGAAGATAAGCTGAGGGTTGCAGACCTGTCGAAAAAAGAAGCCGTCGAACAGGCGAAACAAGATTCTGAAGCACAACTGATACAACAAAATGCTGAAATTGAAGGCTTAAGAAAGCAAGTCAGCAGCCTTGAAGAAGAACTGAATAAACACTTAACGACTAGAGGCACCGAAAGCGTGCAAGATACTTCGACTACAAAACAGGCACAAACTGACGTTGCTAAGCAAGACTTAAAAAGTGAAAAAGTCACGGATAGTATCCGAATAGAACCTGACGATACTAAACAAACGAGAGTGAGTAAGAATAAAAGATAA
- the bglX gene encoding beta-glucosidase BglX, translating into MKKKQLKELVNNMSLKDKIFQLLQLSGSFYQDAPDLVTGPKAKLGIEDDAIQNAGSILNVRGAEKTKAIQKEYMETSHNKIPLLFMADIINGFETIFPVPIGLGATWNPELIKQAAEVSAHEAAVSGIHVTFSPMVDLVRDPRWGRVMESTGEDAFLNSAYAKAFVKGYQGDADDLSDNNIIACVKHFAAYGAPEGGREYNTVDMSERTLREYYLPAYKAALDAGAKMVMTSFNVVDGIPATGNKWLNRDILREEWDFDGILISDYAAIKELEDHGVVENAKEAAKLALEAGVDIDMMTSVYANHLEEVINELPETEKYIDEAVYRVLELKNELGLFENPYRVANAEKEEEVILSDKHRNLARKVVNESLVLLKNNSTLPLNLNQKIALIGPYAESTSLSGSWSFSSDKDSTVTLKDAFSEWLNSDQLLVATGSRVVESEFLKDSLGNYYSEEDDMKLDEEAELKKAIDYAKQSDVVVMAIGEHYLQSGEGGSRADIELPQVQKKLVDEISKIGKPMVGIIFSGRPLDLKAEVNQFDSLLQAWFPGTEAGHGIADVVFGKVNPSGRLSMSFPYDVGQIPVHYNEFNTGRPLEDSGHSKRYTSKYVDIPNKPLFSFGYGLSYTTFNYTNFTLSNKILRKNEKITVSVEISNEGDYSGKETIQMYIRDMVGSVTRPIKELKGFKQVKLQPGETKTVTFEIDESMLRFYNREMSFVSEPGKFEVMIGSNSEDVQTLEFTLEK; encoded by the coding sequence GTGAAGAAAAAGCAATTAAAAGAACTTGTTAATAATATGTCTTTAAAAGATAAAATCTTCCAGTTACTTCAATTGTCAGGAAGCTTTTATCAAGATGCTCCAGATTTAGTGACAGGTCCTAAAGCAAAACTAGGGATCGAAGACGATGCTATTCAAAATGCAGGCTCAATTTTAAACGTACGGGGCGCTGAAAAAACAAAAGCTATTCAAAAAGAATATATGGAAACAAGTCATAATAAAATTCCGTTGTTATTTATGGCAGATATTATTAATGGATTCGAAACGATTTTTCCAGTTCCAATTGGTCTAGGTGCCACTTGGAATCCGGAACTTATTAAACAAGCTGCTGAAGTTTCAGCACATGAAGCTGCTGTTTCAGGAATACATGTAACTTTTTCGCCAATGGTTGATTTAGTAAGAGATCCTCGTTGGGGGCGTGTCATGGAATCAACTGGAGAAGATGCATTTTTAAATAGTGCCTATGCTAAAGCTTTTGTTAAAGGCTATCAAGGTGATGCTGATGATTTAAGTGATAACAATATTATTGCCTGTGTAAAACACTTTGCAGCGTATGGTGCTCCTGAAGGCGGACGGGAATACAATACTGTTGATATGTCTGAACGTACTCTAAGAGAATATTATTTACCAGCTTATAAAGCAGCATTAGATGCTGGTGCAAAAATGGTAATGACCTCTTTTAATGTAGTGGATGGCATACCTGCAACTGGGAATAAATGGCTTAATAGAGACATTTTAAGAGAAGAATGGGACTTCGATGGGATTCTAATCTCAGATTATGCAGCAATCAAAGAATTAGAAGATCATGGAGTAGTAGAAAATGCGAAAGAGGCTGCAAAGTTGGCACTAGAAGCAGGTGTTGATATTGATATGATGACGTCTGTTTATGCAAACCATTTGGAAGAAGTCATCAATGAGTTACCTGAAACTGAAAAATATATTGATGAAGCAGTATATAGGGTATTAGAATTAAAAAATGAATTAGGACTATTTGAAAATCCTTATCGAGTTGCGAACGCTGAAAAAGAAGAAGAGGTTATTCTATCGGATAAACATAGGAACCTAGCTCGAAAAGTAGTCAATGAATCTCTTGTATTGTTGAAAAACAATAGTACTTTGCCTCTTAACTTAAATCAGAAGATTGCATTAATAGGTCCATACGCAGAATCAACTTCTTTGTCAGGTTCTTGGTCTTTCAGCAGTGACAAAGACAGCACAGTAACTCTTAAGGATGCTTTCTCAGAATGGTTAAACAGTGATCAACTATTAGTAGCTACTGGTTCTAGGGTCGTAGAGTCAGAATTTCTTAAAGATAGTCTAGGCAATTATTATTCTGAAGAAGATGATATGAAGCTGGATGAAGAGGCTGAACTCAAAAAAGCCATTGATTATGCCAAACAGTCTGATGTTGTAGTTATGGCGATTGGAGAACACTATTTACAAAGCGGTGAAGGCGGAAGCCGGGCTGATATAGAACTTCCTCAAGTACAGAAAAAATTGGTTGATGAAATTTCAAAAATTGGAAAGCCAATGGTTGGAATTATATTTAGTGGTAGACCATTAGATTTAAAAGCAGAAGTTAACCAGTTTGACAGCTTGCTTCAGGCCTGGTTTCCTGGTACAGAAGCAGGACATGGAATAGCAGATGTAGTTTTTGGTAAAGTTAATCCTTCAGGGCGATTATCTATGAGTTTCCCATATGATGTCGGGCAAATCCCAGTTCATTACAATGAATTTAATACTGGCAGACCACTAGAAGATTCTGGACATAGTAAACGCTACACTTCAAAATATGTTGATATTCCGAATAAGCCCCTGTTTTCATTTGGCTATGGGTTATCTTACACGACATTCAATTATACTAATTTTACATTGAGTAATAAAATTCTTCGTAAAAATGAAAAAATAACTGTTTCAGTGGAGATTTCGAATGAAGGAGATTATTCTGGAAAAGAAACTATACAAATGTATATTCGAGATATGGTAGGAAGTGTAACCAGACCTATTAAAGAACTAAAAGGGTTTAAACAAGTAAAACTTCAACCAGGTGAAACTAAAACAGTAACTTTTGAAATTGACGAAAGTATGTTGCGATTCTATAATAGAGAAATGTCTTTTGTATCAGAACCTGGAAAGTTTGAAGTTATGATTGGTTCGAACAGCGAAGATGTACAAACATTAGAGTTTACATTAGAAAAGTAA
- the ltrA gene encoding group II intron reverse transcriptase/maturase, whose translation MKSLQNRRKHRGKDRKDGFLQRDKLEAKEYVRARSSDSMEMKEQDGITLIDKVIESGNLWQAYEKVRKNKGAPGIDGITVEELEDHMKKYYPTLVQKLKDGTYKPQPVRRVPIPKPDGSKRYLGIPSVLDRVVQQAILQVIDPMIDPYFSNNSFGFRKGKSAHQAIQKAEEYYEEGYRIVVDCDLKSYFDTIHHQKLRAYLEEFIQDKVVLKLIWKFLRSGILDKDIYIETDKGAPQGGPLSPLLANVYLNQLDRELERRGHKFIRYADDFVIYVKSQRAGERVMESVTEYIEKDLRLTVNQKKSKVTTPTKAKFLGFHIMNHMGKLDADLLSRHNEDSKTNFKN comes from the coding sequence GTGAAGTCACTACAAAATCGCAGAAAACATCGTGGTAAAGACCGAAAAGATGGCTTCTTACAAAGGGACAAGCTGGAAGCGAAAGAGTATGTAAGAGCGCGTAGTAGTGACAGCATGGAGATGAAAGAACAAGATGGTATCACGTTAATAGATAAAGTCATAGAGAGTGGTAATCTATGGCAAGCGTATGAAAAAGTACGAAAAAATAAAGGAGCTCCAGGAATAGATGGTATCACGGTCGAAGAGCTAGAGGACCATATGAAGAAATATTACCCAACGTTAGTACAGAAACTAAAGGACGGTACGTATAAACCTCAACCTGTTCGAAGAGTGCCCATACCAAAACCAGATGGTTCTAAACGTTATTTAGGTATTCCAAGTGTACTTGATAGAGTTGTTCAACAAGCTATTTTGCAAGTTATCGACCCAATGATTGACCCCTATTTTTCAAATAATAGTTTTGGTTTCCGTAAAGGTAAAAGTGCCCATCAAGCCATACAAAAAGCGGAAGAATATTATGAAGAAGGGTATAGAATAGTGGTCGATTGCGATTTGAAAAGTTATTTCGATACCATCCACCATCAAAAGCTTAGAGCCTATTTAGAAGAATTTATCCAAGATAAAGTTGTATTAAAGTTAATCTGGAAATTTCTTCGCTCTGGGATATTAGATAAAGATATCTATATCGAAACAGATAAGGGGGCACCGCAAGGTGGCCCACTGTCACCTTTACTCGCAAATGTATATCTAAACCAACTAGATCGAGAACTAGAAAGAAGAGGGCATAAATTTATTCGTTACGCGGATGATTTCGTTATCTATGTTAAAAGTCAGCGTGCTGGTGAAAGAGTCATGGAGAGTGTTACTGAGTATATAGAAAAAGATTTACGACTAACAGTAAATCAAAAGAAAAGCAAGGTGACCACTCCAACAAAAGCGAAGTTTTTAGGATTCCATATTATGAACCACATGGGAAAGTTGGATGCCGACCTGCTAAGTCGGCACAACGAAGATTCAAAGACAAACTTCAAAAACTAA
- a CDS encoding group II intron maturase-specific domain-containing protein: protein MNIVKEINQVTVGWINYYGISYMKTFIAETQSWLNHRLRQLIWKRWKKVKTRYTMLKRYGIQHDDALKLAASRKGYWRTSKNHIIHTAITKDRLIKWGLKDLSQLYASAQTRYSSY, encoded by the coding sequence CTGAACATTGTAAAAGAGATTAATCAAGTTACCGTTGGTTGGATTAATTATTATGGTATCAGTTATATGAAAACCTTTATAGCAGAAACACAATCCTGGTTAAACCACAGGCTTCGGCAACTTATCTGGAAACGATGGAAGAAAGTTAAAACACGTTATACTATGTTAAAAAGATATGGTATCCAACATGATGACGCATTAAAATTAGCTGCTTCTCGAAAAGGGTACTGGAGAACATCCAAAAACCACATTATTCATACAGCTATAACAAAAGACAGACTCATAAAGTGGGGATTAAAAGATTTATCCCAACTGTATGCGTCTGCCCAAACAAGATACTCAAGTTATTGA
- a CDS encoding peptide ABC transporter substrate-binding protein has product MKIKKSLFLTAALLAVLSGCGNNTDKEKSENPKEEKQILHLAAESEMDTMDTTISTTNFTPMNNVFEGLVAYDLNGTLVPADAEKMPELSEDGITYTFTIREDAKWSNETPVTAADYVFAWQRMVDPANGSGYAYLFSGIVKNAEAILNGDKAVNELGVEAVDDKTLKVTLEQPVPYFLDVLTIPCYFPQNQEFVTEQGENYGLNAENTIYNGPFVLADWNAAKGDSWKYVKNEQYWDKDTVKLDEIETQIVKEVGTGINLYESGQLDSIALSGNFVPQYKNNPDFKTNSKAWIYYIEVNHDVPELKNKNIRKALMLAIDRQSFTDNVLQDGSQPIYGHVPNGLAKNPETGADFRQDAGDIAQYDVEEAQTAWQEGLKELGTDAISLELTTSDSEDSKKLAEFIQSEYQKNLPGLTINVRQMPDNSRLDNVKKGNYQLATTYWLADFADPINFVERFDTAINRGNYSFEDIDALVEKSNQQFDDKLGRWNTLIETEKVALGEQYVDVPIYQTADAYLEKPYLKDIYRPVFGSRSFKYAYLDNNK; this is encoded by the coding sequence ATGAAGATAAAAAAGAGTCTATTCTTAACAGCTGCGTTATTGGCGGTTCTAAGCGGATGCGGAAACAATACGGACAAAGAAAAATCAGAAAATCCTAAAGAAGAAAAACAAATTTTACACTTAGCAGCAGAATCAGAAATGGATACGATGGATACGACCATCTCCACAACGAATTTTACACCGATGAATAATGTTTTTGAAGGCTTAGTTGCTTATGATCTAAACGGAACTCTTGTCCCCGCAGATGCAGAAAAGATGCCGGAACTTTCTGAAGATGGGATTACTTACACATTCACTATTCGTGAAGATGCGAAGTGGTCAAATGAAACTCCAGTTACTGCTGCTGATTATGTTTTTGCTTGGCAACGGATGGTTGATCCGGCAAATGGTTCTGGTTATGCATATTTATTCTCTGGCATTGTTAAAAATGCTGAAGCAATTTTAAATGGGGATAAAGCAGTCAATGAATTAGGAGTAGAAGCTGTTGATGATAAGACATTAAAAGTTACGCTGGAACAGCCTGTTCCTTATTTCCTTGATGTGTTGACGATTCCTTGTTATTTCCCGCAAAACCAAGAATTTGTAACGGAACAAGGTGAAAATTACGGGTTGAATGCTGAAAATACCATCTATAACGGTCCTTTTGTGCTTGCTGATTGGAACGCTGCCAAGGGTGATTCTTGGAAATATGTAAAAAATGAACAGTATTGGGACAAAGACACTGTCAAATTGGATGAAATAGAAACCCAAATCGTAAAAGAAGTTGGAACGGGAATCAATTTGTATGAATCAGGCCAACTGGATAGTATTGCTTTGTCAGGAAATTTTGTTCCTCAATATAAGAATAATCCTGATTTTAAGACGAATAGCAAAGCTTGGATTTATTATATAGAAGTTAACCATGATGTACCGGAATTAAAAAACAAAAATATTCGAAAAGCATTAATGCTGGCTATTGACCGTCAATCTTTCACTGATAATGTACTTCAAGATGGTTCTCAACCTATTTACGGACATGTACCAAACGGACTGGCTAAAAATCCAGAGACAGGTGCTGATTTCCGACAAGACGCCGGCGATATAGCTCAATACGATGTTGAGGAAGCTCAAACGGCTTGGCAAGAAGGATTAAAAGAACTTGGAACGGATGCCATTTCATTGGAATTGACGACTTCTGACAGTGAAGACAGCAAGAAGTTAGCTGAATTTATTCAAAGTGAATACCAAAAGAATTTACCTGGCTTAACGATTAATGTTCGCCAAATGCCCGACAATTCTCGACTGGATAATGTCAAAAAAGGTAATTACCAATTGGCAACGACCTATTGGTTAGCAGATTTTGCAGATCCGATTAATTTTGTTGAACGCTTCGATACAGCTATCAACCGTGGAAACTATTCTTTTGAAGACATTGATGCATTAGTAGAGAAAAGCAACCAACAATTCGATGACAAATTAGGTAGATGGAATACCTTGATTGAAACTGAAAAAGTTGCGTTAGGCGAACAATATGTAGATGTGCCGATTTACCAAACAGCGGATGCCTATCTTGAAAAACCGTATTTAAAAGATATTTACCGCCCAGTATTTGGCAGCAGAAGTTTTAAATATGCTTACCTTGACAATAATAAGTAA
- a CDS encoding bifunctional metallophosphatase/5'-nucleotidase has protein sequence MEKNITLVQINDTHSYLETHNEVFYEGEQLVFRKAGGYARIQSLLKEMRKDGSVVVLDNGDTIHGTYEAVATKGWNMVPILNDLGISAMTFHWDTGYGPENLKKIGQALNYPILAINVFDEETNELVFEPYRILEVEGVSIGVIGIACNIIDKTMPASFSEGIYFTMGREELPHYIKELKEQKVQLIVLLSHLGFPQDTKLLSEVDGVDICLSGHTHNRLEKSVKIGETTLIQSGSQGSFIGKLALTLENDRLKTVEHQLIPITEDIPEDTALKMKVEEAVSPFRNQLDTKVGETAVNLHRGLNLEGPLDNFLLDAILHHTGSDIAFSNGWRYGAPIVKGTITLRDLYQIIPMDPPISTAELTGDEIWEMLEENMENTYSSDPYHQMGGYLKRAAGLHAYLKVENPKGLRIQKLFIGEKEINREQTYHVSYVTHQGVPKKYGKNHKNLEKHAVQAMQDYLSDISTYDQPMKESFRLI, from the coding sequence ATGGAAAAGAACATCACCTTAGTCCAGATAAACGATACCCACAGCTATTTAGAAACTCATAATGAAGTTTTTTATGAAGGAGAACAACTTGTATTTCGCAAAGCAGGCGGCTATGCACGGATTCAGTCTTTGTTGAAAGAAATGCGAAAAGACGGCTCTGTTGTTGTACTTGATAATGGCGACACAATTCATGGAACTTATGAAGCTGTCGCAACTAAAGGTTGGAATATGGTGCCGATTCTAAATGATTTAGGCATTTCCGCTATGACGTTTCATTGGGATACTGGCTATGGTCCAGAAAATTTGAAAAAAATCGGACAAGCACTGAACTACCCTATCTTAGCTATCAATGTTTTTGATGAAGAGACAAATGAACTGGTTTTTGAACCTTATCGTATCCTTGAAGTCGAAGGTGTCTCTATTGGCGTCATCGGGATTGCCTGTAATATTATTGACAAAACGATGCCAGCCAGTTTCAGTGAAGGCATCTATTTTACAATGGGACGAGAGGAACTGCCACACTATATCAAAGAACTTAAAGAACAAAAGGTTCAATTAATCGTGCTGTTATCTCATTTAGGTTTTCCGCAAGACACAAAGTTGTTATCTGAAGTGGACGGCGTCGATATTTGTCTGAGCGGCCATACGCACAATCGTTTGGAGAAAAGCGTGAAAATTGGTGAAACAACACTCATTCAATCGGGTTCCCAAGGCTCTTTTATCGGAAAATTAGCACTGACTTTAGAAAACGATCGGTTAAAAACGGTTGAACACCAGTTGATTCCGATAACAGAAGACATTCCGGAAGACACTGCTTTAAAAATGAAAGTAGAAGAAGCTGTTTCCCCATTTCGTAATCAGCTAGATACAAAAGTAGGAGAAACAGCTGTAAATTTGCATCGCGGTCTTAACTTGGAAGGACCGTTAGACAACTTTTTATTAGATGCCATTCTTCATCACACTGGATCCGATATCGCTTTTTCAAATGGCTGGCGTTACGGTGCTCCTATCGTGAAAGGCACTATTACCTTGAGAGATCTTTATCAAATTATTCCGATGGATCCTCCTATCTCTACTGCTGAACTGACAGGAGATGAAATTTGGGAAATGCTGGAAGAAAACATGGAAAACACTTACTCCAGTGATCCTTATCATCAAATGGGCGGCTACCTTAAACGAGCGGCCGGTTTGCACGCCTATTTAAAAGTAGAAAATCCAAAAGGACTGCGCATCCAAAAATTATTTATCGGCGAAAAGGAGATCAATCGAGAGCAGACTTATCATGTCAGTTATGTAACTCATCAAGGCGTTCCGAAAAAATACGGCAAGAATCATAAGAACTTAGAAAAACATGCTGTTCAAGCGATGCAAGACTATCTTTCAGATATCAGTACGTATGATCAGCCTATGAAAGAATCTTTCCGGTTGATTTAA
- a CDS encoding PTS sugar transporter subunit IIC gives MDKFMNKLEGFLNKYILPIANRVNDNKVITAIKDGMMYAIPVILFASIVLILTNFPFLNEVAPGLSEWLNEILGFVSNSTMGLLSIFVIIGTSNSYSKSKNIDPIYGLLAAMGAYLIVTPTSLVGEVLIDGKSVNGAEIANVISTEYLGASGIFAALIITIVAIAIYASIYHRDITIKMPESVPENVTKPFLSIVPFALTMIVFIVIRNLMSLTIYASLPEAISQLLTKPLLGLGNNIWAFLFLIFIGQILWFFGIHGTNITINAIWAPIATVAMVQNLEAYSAGEPLPYVLTAAFLAFTAQAKLSEIIALLVLGKSQRAKSIGKMSLVPALFNIHEPFIFGLPIVLNTTLFLPFVFVEVIQAGLAYFLMNLTGAIAVFQVPWTAPPIISQLIATNFNPWSVVIAVVTFAVGFILWAPFIKLLDKQYLEEEATAKKEETTI, from the coding sequence ATGGATAAATTTATGAATAAATTGGAAGGGTTTTTAAACAAGTATATACTGCCCATTGCCAATCGTGTAAATGATAATAAAGTTATAACAGCAATTAAAGACGGCATGATGTATGCAATACCCGTTATTTTATTTGCTTCTATTGTATTAATTTTAACAAATTTTCCGTTTCTAAATGAAGTTGCACCTGGTTTATCAGAATGGTTAAACGAAATATTAGGTTTCGTTAGCAATAGTACTATGGGATTATTATCTATATTCGTTATTATTGGAACATCAAATAGTTATTCAAAATCAAAAAATATTGATCCGATCTATGGTCTTTTAGCAGCAATGGGAGCATATTTAATTGTAACACCTACTTCTTTAGTTGGGGAAGTTTTAATTGATGGAAAATCTGTTAATGGAGCCGAAATAGCTAACGTTATTTCAACAGAATATTTAGGTGCTTCAGGTATATTCGCAGCTCTTATCATAACGATTGTAGCAATTGCTATTTACGCTAGTATTTATCACAGAGATATTACAATAAAAATGCCAGAAAGTGTACCTGAAAATGTAACAAAACCATTTTTGTCTATTGTACCTTTTGCGTTGACAATGATAGTATTTATCGTCATTCGTAATCTGATGTCACTAACGATATATGCAAGCTTACCAGAGGCCATCAGTCAACTTTTAACAAAACCTTTATTGGGATTAGGAAATAATATTTGGGCTTTTCTTTTCTTAATCTTTATTGGACAAATATTATGGTTCTTTGGTATTCATGGCACAAATATTACAATAAATGCTATTTGGGCACCTATTGCAACTGTCGCGATGGTTCAAAATCTAGAAGCCTACAGCGCAGGAGAGCCATTACCATATGTTTTAACAGCCGCTTTTCTTGCCTTTACAGCTCAAGCTAAATTATCTGAAATTATTGCCTTACTTGTTTTAGGAAAATCTCAACGAGCAAAATCAATTGGGAAAATGTCATTGGTTCCAGCGCTATTCAATATTCATGAGCCATTTATTTTTGGATTGCCGATCGTATTGAATACGACTTTATTCCTACCTTTTGTTTTTGTTGAAGTTATCCAAGCTGGATTAGCTTATTTCTTAATGAACCTTACTGGTGCTATCGCAGTTTTTCAAGTTCCTTGGACAGCTCCGCCTATTATAAGTCAATTAATAGCAACTAACTTTAATCCATGGTCGGTTGTTATTGCGGTCGTTACTTTTGCTGTAGGTTTTATTTTATGGGCACCATTTATCAAATTATTAGATAAACAGTATTTAGAAGAAGAAGCGACAGCTAAAAAGGAAGAAACAACAATATAA